A single region of the Gorilla gorilla gorilla isolate KB3781 chromosome 1, NHGRI_mGorGor1-v2.1_pri, whole genome shotgun sequence genome encodes:
- the RCC1 gene encoding regulator of chromosome condensation isoform X4 yields the protein MAFQDRKMSPKRIAKRRSPPADAIPKSKKVKVSHRSHSTEPGLVLTLGQGDVGQLGLGENVMERKKPALVSIPEDVVQAEAGGMHTVCLSKSGQVYSFGCNDEGALGRDTSVEGSEMVPGKVELQEKVVQVSAGDSHTAALTDDGRVFLWGSFRDNNGVIGLLEPMKKSMVPVQVQLDVPVVKVASGNDHLVMLTADGDLYTLGCGEQGQLGRVPELFANRGGRQGLERLLVPKCVMLKSRGSRGHVRFQDAFCGAYFTFAISHEGHVYGFGLSNYHQLGTPGTESCFIPQNLTSFKNSTKSWVGFSGGQHHTVCMDSEGKAYSLGRAEYGRLGLGEGAEEKSIPTLISRLPAVSSVACGASVGYAVTKDGRVFAWGMGTNYQLGTGQDEDAWSPVEMTGKQLENRVVLSVSSGGQHTVLLVKDKEQS from the exons ATGGCTTTCCAG GACAGGAAGATGTCACCCAAGCGCATAGCTAAAAGAAGGTCCCCCCCAGCAGATGCCATCCCCAAAAGCAAGAAGGTGAAGG TCTCACACAGGTCCCACAGCACAGAACCCGGCTTGGTGCTGACACTAGGCCAGGGCGACGTGGGCCAGCTGGGGCTGGGTGAGAATGTGATGGAGAGGAAGAAGCCGGCCCTGGTATCCATTCCAGAGGATGTTgtgcaggctgaggctgggggcatGCACACCGTGTGTCTAAGCAAAAGTGGCCAG GTGTATTCCTTCGGCTGCAATGATGAGGGTGCCCTGGGAAGGGACACATCAGTGGAAGGCTCGGAGATGGTCCCTGGGAAAGTGGAGCTGCAAGAGAAGGTGGTACAGGTGTCAGCAGGAGACAGTCACACAGCAGCCCTCACCGATGATGGCCGTGTCTTCCTCTGGGGCTCCTTCCGG GACAATAACGGTGTGATTGGACTGTTGGAGCCCATGAAGAAGAGCATGGTGCCCGTGCAGGTGCAGCTGGATGTGCCTGTGGTAAAGGTGGCCTCAG GAAACGACCACTTGGTGATGCTGACAGCTGATGGTGACCTCTACACCTTGGGCTGCGGGGAACAGGGACAGCTAGGCCGTGTGCCTGAGTTATTTGCCAACCGTGGTGGCCGGCAAGGCCTCG AACGACTCCTGGTCCCCAAGTGTGTGATGCTGAAATCCAGGGGAAGCCGGGGCCACGTGAGATTCCAGGATGCCTTTTGTGGTGCCTATTTCACCTTTGCCATCTCCCATGAGGGCCACGTGTACGGCTTTGGCCTCTCCAACTACCACCAGCTTG GAACTCCGGGCACAGAATCCTGCTTCATACCCCAGAACCTAACATCCTTCAAGAATTCCACCAAGTCCTGGGTGGGCTTCTCTGGTGGCCAGCACCATACAGTCTGCATGGATTCGGAAG GAAAAGCATATAGCCTGGGCCGGGCTGAGTATGGGCGGCTGGGCCTTGGAGAGGGTGCTGAGGAGAAGAGTATACCCACCCTCATCTCCAGGCTGCCTGCTGTCTCCTCGGTGGCTTGTGGGGCCTCTGTGGGGTATGCTGTGACCAAGGATG GTCGTGTTTTCGCCTGGGGCATGGGCACCAACTACCAGCTGGGCACAGGGCAGGATGAGGATGCCTGGAGCCCTGTGGAGATGACGGGCAAACAGCTGGAGAACCGTGTGGTCTTATCTGTGTCCAGCGGGGGCCAGCATACAGTCTTATTAGTCAAGGACAAAGAACAGAGCTGA
- the RCC1 gene encoding regulator of chromosome condensation isoform X1 produces MQIPGWPPGAAGLFVFLSHPGRGQRPAERMLWGSSRPGGERRSSLWPTCTKDRKMSPKRIAKRRSPPADAIPKSKKVKDARAAASRRVPGARSCQGACGPSPPDQKTRPVSHRSHSTEPGLVLTLGQGDVGQLGLGENVMERKKPALVSIPEDVVQAEAGGMHTVCLSKSGQVYSFGCNDEGALGRDTSVEGSEMVPGKVELQEKVVQVSAGDSHTAALTDDGRVFLWGSFRDNNGVIGLLEPMKKSMVPVQVQLDVPVVKVASGNDHLVMLTADGDLYTLGCGEQGQLGRVPELFANRGGRQGLERLLVPKCVMLKSRGSRGHVRFQDAFCGAYFTFAISHEGHVYGFGLSNYHQLGTPGTESCFIPQNLTSFKNSTKSWVGFSGGQHHTVCMDSEGKAYSLGRAEYGRLGLGEGAEEKSIPTLISRLPAVSSVACGASVGYAVTKDGRVFAWGMGTNYQLGTGQDEDAWSPVEMTGKQLENRVVLSVSSGGQHTVLLVKDKEQS; encoded by the exons ATGCAGATCCCGGGATGGCCGCCAGGGGCCGCCGGgctctttgttttcctttctcaccCGGGTCGGGGCCAGAGGCCTGCAGAGCGCATGCTCTGGGGCAGTTCGCGGCCCGGCGGGGAGCGCCGGAGTTCCTTGTGGCCGACGTGCACCAAG GACAGGAAGATGTCACCCAAGCGCATAGCTAAAAGAAGGTCCCCCCCAGCAGATGCCATCCCCAAAAGCAAGAAGGTGAAGG ACGCGAGGGCCGCTGCCTCCCGCCGCGTTCCTGGCGCCCGCTCCTGCCAAGGTGCCTGCGGGCCGAGCCCTCCTGACCAGAAAACCCGACCAG TCTCACACAGGTCCCACAGCACAGAACCCGGCTTGGTGCTGACACTAGGCCAGGGCGACGTGGGCCAGCTGGGGCTGGGTGAGAATGTGATGGAGAGGAAGAAGCCGGCCCTGGTATCCATTCCAGAGGATGTTgtgcaggctgaggctgggggcatGCACACCGTGTGTCTAAGCAAAAGTGGCCAG GTGTATTCCTTCGGCTGCAATGATGAGGGTGCCCTGGGAAGGGACACATCAGTGGAAGGCTCGGAGATGGTCCCTGGGAAAGTGGAGCTGCAAGAGAAGGTGGTACAGGTGTCAGCAGGAGACAGTCACACAGCAGCCCTCACCGATGATGGCCGTGTCTTCCTCTGGGGCTCCTTCCGG GACAATAACGGTGTGATTGGACTGTTGGAGCCCATGAAGAAGAGCATGGTGCCCGTGCAGGTGCAGCTGGATGTGCCTGTGGTAAAGGTGGCCTCAG GAAACGACCACTTGGTGATGCTGACAGCTGATGGTGACCTCTACACCTTGGGCTGCGGGGAACAGGGACAGCTAGGCCGTGTGCCTGAGTTATTTGCCAACCGTGGTGGCCGGCAAGGCCTCG AACGACTCCTGGTCCCCAAGTGTGTGATGCTGAAATCCAGGGGAAGCCGGGGCCACGTGAGATTCCAGGATGCCTTTTGTGGTGCCTATTTCACCTTTGCCATCTCCCATGAGGGCCACGTGTACGGCTTTGGCCTCTCCAACTACCACCAGCTTG GAACTCCGGGCACAGAATCCTGCTTCATACCCCAGAACCTAACATCCTTCAAGAATTCCACCAAGTCCTGGGTGGGCTTCTCTGGTGGCCAGCACCATACAGTCTGCATGGATTCGGAAG GAAAAGCATATAGCCTGGGCCGGGCTGAGTATGGGCGGCTGGGCCTTGGAGAGGGTGCTGAGGAGAAGAGTATACCCACCCTCATCTCCAGGCTGCCTGCTGTCTCCTCGGTGGCTTGTGGGGCCTCTGTGGGGTATGCTGTGACCAAGGATG GTCGTGTTTTCGCCTGGGGCATGGGCACCAACTACCAGCTGGGCACAGGGCAGGATGAGGATGCCTGGAGCCCTGTGGAGATGACGGGCAAACAGCTGGAGAACCGTGTGGTCTTATCTGTGTCCAGCGGGGGCCAGCATACAGTCTTATTAGTCAAGGACAAAGAACAGAGCTGA
- the RCC1 gene encoding regulator of chromosome condensation isoform X2: protein MQIPGWPPGAAGLFVFLSHPGRGQRPAERMLWGSSRPGGERRSSLWPTCTKDRKMSPKRIAKRRSPPADAIPKSKKVKDARAAASRRVPGARSCQVSHRSHSTEPGLVLTLGQGDVGQLGLGENVMERKKPALVSIPEDVVQAEAGGMHTVCLSKSGQVYSFGCNDEGALGRDTSVEGSEMVPGKVELQEKVVQVSAGDSHTAALTDDGRVFLWGSFRDNNGVIGLLEPMKKSMVPVQVQLDVPVVKVASGNDHLVMLTADGDLYTLGCGEQGQLGRVPELFANRGGRQGLERLLVPKCVMLKSRGSRGHVRFQDAFCGAYFTFAISHEGHVYGFGLSNYHQLGTPGTESCFIPQNLTSFKNSTKSWVGFSGGQHHTVCMDSEGKAYSLGRAEYGRLGLGEGAEEKSIPTLISRLPAVSSVACGASVGYAVTKDGRVFAWGMGTNYQLGTGQDEDAWSPVEMTGKQLENRVVLSVSSGGQHTVLLVKDKEQS from the exons ATGCAGATCCCGGGATGGCCGCCAGGGGCCGCCGGgctctttgttttcctttctcaccCGGGTCGGGGCCAGAGGCCTGCAGAGCGCATGCTCTGGGGCAGTTCGCGGCCCGGCGGGGAGCGCCGGAGTTCCTTGTGGCCGACGTGCACCAAG GACAGGAAGATGTCACCCAAGCGCATAGCTAAAAGAAGGTCCCCCCCAGCAGATGCCATCCCCAAAAGCAAGAAGGTGAAGG ACGCGAGGGCCGCTGCCTCCCGCCGCGTTCCTGGCGCCCGCTCCTGCCAAG TCTCACACAGGTCCCACAGCACAGAACCCGGCTTGGTGCTGACACTAGGCCAGGGCGACGTGGGCCAGCTGGGGCTGGGTGAGAATGTGATGGAGAGGAAGAAGCCGGCCCTGGTATCCATTCCAGAGGATGTTgtgcaggctgaggctgggggcatGCACACCGTGTGTCTAAGCAAAAGTGGCCAG GTGTATTCCTTCGGCTGCAATGATGAGGGTGCCCTGGGAAGGGACACATCAGTGGAAGGCTCGGAGATGGTCCCTGGGAAAGTGGAGCTGCAAGAGAAGGTGGTACAGGTGTCAGCAGGAGACAGTCACACAGCAGCCCTCACCGATGATGGCCGTGTCTTCCTCTGGGGCTCCTTCCGG GACAATAACGGTGTGATTGGACTGTTGGAGCCCATGAAGAAGAGCATGGTGCCCGTGCAGGTGCAGCTGGATGTGCCTGTGGTAAAGGTGGCCTCAG GAAACGACCACTTGGTGATGCTGACAGCTGATGGTGACCTCTACACCTTGGGCTGCGGGGAACAGGGACAGCTAGGCCGTGTGCCTGAGTTATTTGCCAACCGTGGTGGCCGGCAAGGCCTCG AACGACTCCTGGTCCCCAAGTGTGTGATGCTGAAATCCAGGGGAAGCCGGGGCCACGTGAGATTCCAGGATGCCTTTTGTGGTGCCTATTTCACCTTTGCCATCTCCCATGAGGGCCACGTGTACGGCTTTGGCCTCTCCAACTACCACCAGCTTG GAACTCCGGGCACAGAATCCTGCTTCATACCCCAGAACCTAACATCCTTCAAGAATTCCACCAAGTCCTGGGTGGGCTTCTCTGGTGGCCAGCACCATACAGTCTGCATGGATTCGGAAG GAAAAGCATATAGCCTGGGCCGGGCTGAGTATGGGCGGCTGGGCCTTGGAGAGGGTGCTGAGGAGAAGAGTATACCCACCCTCATCTCCAGGCTGCCTGCTGTCTCCTCGGTGGCTTGTGGGGCCTCTGTGGGGTATGCTGTGACCAAGGATG GTCGTGTTTTCGCCTGGGGCATGGGCACCAACTACCAGCTGGGCACAGGGCAGGATGAGGATGCCTGGAGCCCTGTGGAGATGACGGGCAAACAGCTGGAGAACCGTGTGGTCTTATCTGTGTCCAGCGGGGGCCAGCATACAGTCTTATTAGTCAAGGACAAAGAACAGAGCTGA
- the RCC1 gene encoding regulator of chromosome condensation isoform X3 gives MQIPGWPPGAAGLFVFLSHPGRGQRPAERMLWGSSRPGGERRSSLWPTCTKDRKMSPKRIAKRRSPPADAIPKSKKVKVSHRSHSTEPGLVLTLGQGDVGQLGLGENVMERKKPALVSIPEDVVQAEAGGMHTVCLSKSGQVYSFGCNDEGALGRDTSVEGSEMVPGKVELQEKVVQVSAGDSHTAALTDDGRVFLWGSFRDNNGVIGLLEPMKKSMVPVQVQLDVPVVKVASGNDHLVMLTADGDLYTLGCGEQGQLGRVPELFANRGGRQGLERLLVPKCVMLKSRGSRGHVRFQDAFCGAYFTFAISHEGHVYGFGLSNYHQLGTPGTESCFIPQNLTSFKNSTKSWVGFSGGQHHTVCMDSEGKAYSLGRAEYGRLGLGEGAEEKSIPTLISRLPAVSSVACGASVGYAVTKDGRVFAWGMGTNYQLGTGQDEDAWSPVEMTGKQLENRVVLSVSSGGQHTVLLVKDKEQS, from the exons ATGCAGATCCCGGGATGGCCGCCAGGGGCCGCCGGgctctttgttttcctttctcaccCGGGTCGGGGCCAGAGGCCTGCAGAGCGCATGCTCTGGGGCAGTTCGCGGCCCGGCGGGGAGCGCCGGAGTTCCTTGTGGCCGACGTGCACCAAG GACAGGAAGATGTCACCCAAGCGCATAGCTAAAAGAAGGTCCCCCCCAGCAGATGCCATCCCCAAAAGCAAGAAGGTGAAGG TCTCACACAGGTCCCACAGCACAGAACCCGGCTTGGTGCTGACACTAGGCCAGGGCGACGTGGGCCAGCTGGGGCTGGGTGAGAATGTGATGGAGAGGAAGAAGCCGGCCCTGGTATCCATTCCAGAGGATGTTgtgcaggctgaggctgggggcatGCACACCGTGTGTCTAAGCAAAAGTGGCCAG GTGTATTCCTTCGGCTGCAATGATGAGGGTGCCCTGGGAAGGGACACATCAGTGGAAGGCTCGGAGATGGTCCCTGGGAAAGTGGAGCTGCAAGAGAAGGTGGTACAGGTGTCAGCAGGAGACAGTCACACAGCAGCCCTCACCGATGATGGCCGTGTCTTCCTCTGGGGCTCCTTCCGG GACAATAACGGTGTGATTGGACTGTTGGAGCCCATGAAGAAGAGCATGGTGCCCGTGCAGGTGCAGCTGGATGTGCCTGTGGTAAAGGTGGCCTCAG GAAACGACCACTTGGTGATGCTGACAGCTGATGGTGACCTCTACACCTTGGGCTGCGGGGAACAGGGACAGCTAGGCCGTGTGCCTGAGTTATTTGCCAACCGTGGTGGCCGGCAAGGCCTCG AACGACTCCTGGTCCCCAAGTGTGTGATGCTGAAATCCAGGGGAAGCCGGGGCCACGTGAGATTCCAGGATGCCTTTTGTGGTGCCTATTTCACCTTTGCCATCTCCCATGAGGGCCACGTGTACGGCTTTGGCCTCTCCAACTACCACCAGCTTG GAACTCCGGGCACAGAATCCTGCTTCATACCCCAGAACCTAACATCCTTCAAGAATTCCACCAAGTCCTGGGTGGGCTTCTCTGGTGGCCAGCACCATACAGTCTGCATGGATTCGGAAG GAAAAGCATATAGCCTGGGCCGGGCTGAGTATGGGCGGCTGGGCCTTGGAGAGGGTGCTGAGGAGAAGAGTATACCCACCCTCATCTCCAGGCTGCCTGCTGTCTCCTCGGTGGCTTGTGGGGCCTCTGTGGGGTATGCTGTGACCAAGGATG GTCGTGTTTTCGCCTGGGGCATGGGCACCAACTACCAGCTGGGCACAGGGCAGGATGAGGATGCCTGGAGCCCTGTGGAGATGACGGGCAAACAGCTGGAGAACCGTGTGGTCTTATCTGTGTCCAGCGGGGGCCAGCATACAGTCTTATTAGTCAAGGACAAAGAACAGAGCTGA
- the RCC1 gene encoding regulator of chromosome condensation isoform X5, protein MSPKRIAKRRSPPADAIPKSKKVKVSHRSHSTEPGLVLTLGQGDVGQLGLGENVMERKKPALVSIPEDVVQAEAGGMHTVCLSKSGQVYSFGCNDEGALGRDTSVEGSEMVPGKVELQEKVVQVSAGDSHTAALTDDGRVFLWGSFRDNNGVIGLLEPMKKSMVPVQVQLDVPVVKVASGNDHLVMLTADGDLYTLGCGEQGQLGRVPELFANRGGRQGLERLLVPKCVMLKSRGSRGHVRFQDAFCGAYFTFAISHEGHVYGFGLSNYHQLGTPGTESCFIPQNLTSFKNSTKSWVGFSGGQHHTVCMDSEGKAYSLGRAEYGRLGLGEGAEEKSIPTLISRLPAVSSVACGASVGYAVTKDGRVFAWGMGTNYQLGTGQDEDAWSPVEMTGKQLENRVVLSVSSGGQHTVLLVKDKEQS, encoded by the exons ATGTCACCCAAGCGCATAGCTAAAAGAAGGTCCCCCCCAGCAGATGCCATCCCCAAAAGCAAGAAGGTGAAGG TCTCACACAGGTCCCACAGCACAGAACCCGGCTTGGTGCTGACACTAGGCCAGGGCGACGTGGGCCAGCTGGGGCTGGGTGAGAATGTGATGGAGAGGAAGAAGCCGGCCCTGGTATCCATTCCAGAGGATGTTgtgcaggctgaggctgggggcatGCACACCGTGTGTCTAAGCAAAAGTGGCCAG GTGTATTCCTTCGGCTGCAATGATGAGGGTGCCCTGGGAAGGGACACATCAGTGGAAGGCTCGGAGATGGTCCCTGGGAAAGTGGAGCTGCAAGAGAAGGTGGTACAGGTGTCAGCAGGAGACAGTCACACAGCAGCCCTCACCGATGATGGCCGTGTCTTCCTCTGGGGCTCCTTCCGG GACAATAACGGTGTGATTGGACTGTTGGAGCCCATGAAGAAGAGCATGGTGCCCGTGCAGGTGCAGCTGGATGTGCCTGTGGTAAAGGTGGCCTCAG GAAACGACCACTTGGTGATGCTGACAGCTGATGGTGACCTCTACACCTTGGGCTGCGGGGAACAGGGACAGCTAGGCCGTGTGCCTGAGTTATTTGCCAACCGTGGTGGCCGGCAAGGCCTCG AACGACTCCTGGTCCCCAAGTGTGTGATGCTGAAATCCAGGGGAAGCCGGGGCCACGTGAGATTCCAGGATGCCTTTTGTGGTGCCTATTTCACCTTTGCCATCTCCCATGAGGGCCACGTGTACGGCTTTGGCCTCTCCAACTACCACCAGCTTG GAACTCCGGGCACAGAATCCTGCTTCATACCCCAGAACCTAACATCCTTCAAGAATTCCACCAAGTCCTGGGTGGGCTTCTCTGGTGGCCAGCACCATACAGTCTGCATGGATTCGGAAG GAAAAGCATATAGCCTGGGCCGGGCTGAGTATGGGCGGCTGGGCCTTGGAGAGGGTGCTGAGGAGAAGAGTATACCCACCCTCATCTCCAGGCTGCCTGCTGTCTCCTCGGTGGCTTGTGGGGCCTCTGTGGGGTATGCTGTGACCAAGGATG GTCGTGTTTTCGCCTGGGGCATGGGCACCAACTACCAGCTGGGCACAGGGCAGGATGAGGATGCCTGGAGCCCTGTGGAGATGACGGGCAAACAGCTGGAGAACCGTGTGGTCTTATCTGTGTCCAGCGGGGGCCAGCATACAGTCTTATTAGTCAAGGACAAAGAACAGAGCTGA